In Zalophus californianus isolate mZalCal1 chromosome 17, mZalCal1.pri.v2, whole genome shotgun sequence, one DNA window encodes the following:
- the SNRPD2 gene encoding small nuclear ribonucleoprotein Sm D2, whose protein sequence is MSLLNKPKSEMTPEELQKREEEEFNTGPLSVLTQSVKNNTQVLINCRNNKKLLGRVKAFDRHCNMVLENVKEMWTEVPKSGKGKKKSKPVNKDRYISKMFLRGDSVIVVLRNPLIAGK, encoded by the exons AT GAGCCTCCTCAACAAGCCCAAGAGTGAGATGACCCCAGAGGAGCTGCAGAAGCGGGAGGAAGAAGAGTTCAACACAGGTCCGCTCTCTGTGCTCACGCAGTCAGTCAAGAACAACACCCAGGTGCTCATCAACTGCCGCAACAACAAGAAGCTCCTGGGCCGCGTAAAGGCCTTCGACAG gcactGCAACATGGTGCTGGAGAATGTGAAGGAGATGTGGACCGAGGTCCCCAAGAGCGGCAAGGGCAAGAAGAAGTCCAAGCCAGTCAACAAGGACCGCTACATCTCCAAGATGTTCCTGCGCGGGGACTCGGTCATCGTGGTCCTGCGGAACCCGCTCATCGCCGGCAAGTAG